Sequence from the Streptomyces sp. R33 genome:
CGGGCAGGGCGCGGCCGAGCGCGCCGTGCAGCTCGTCGATGCCCGCGAGCTCGCGCCCCCGGGAGGCCGCGAGCTGCTTGCCCCAGCGGCGCAGCTGGCGGTCGAGGAAGCCCTCGGGCCGGCCGAAGTCGCCCAGGCCCACCGCCTCCGGGTCCACCGCGTGCAGGTCGACCAGCGTGTCGACGAGGCCCAGGACCGCCCGGCGGGTGCGCTCGGGGCCGATCGCGGCCAGCTGCCCGGCCGTCCGGTACGGCACCCCGTCCACGTACTCCATGACGTAGAACGGCGCCCCGAGGACCGACTCGTCCTCGCACAGCAGCACCGGCTCGGGCACCGGCACGGCCGTACCGTGCAGCGCCCGGATCACCCGGTGCTCGCGCCGCATGTCGTGCGCCGTCGCCAGGACGTGGCCGAGCGGCGGACGGCGCACCACCCAGCGGGCGGTGCCGTCGGTGATCTCGTACGTGAGGTTCGAGCGGCCGCCTTCGATCAGCCGGCCGCGCAGCTCCCCGGCCACGAGCCCCGGCCGCGCCCGGTCGAGATGACCGCGCAGCCGCTCCAGATCGAGGCCCCTGGGGCCGGCTGAAGCGGACGCTGACGCTGAGGTCATGGTGCGCACCTCCGTGCGGAATGGACGAGGACGAGCGAACGAAAGCCATCATGCCGACCAGTCGGTATGTCGTCCAGTGTGCAGGGCGCACGAGTACGGGCCGGAGGCGATCCCCCGGCCCGTACTTCGCGGCTCACGCGTGACAGAGGATCGGCGTCCCGCCGTTCATCACCGTCATGTCCTGGAGCACCGCCAGTATGTTCAGCGGCGCCCCTTCCGGCTCGCCGGCCAGTTCCGCGTACGCCCGGTGCAGGTTCGCCACCAGCCGCTCGCTCTCCCGCCACGCCCCGAACTCGCCGAGATCGGCCTCGCGCGCCACCTCCAGTGGGGTCAGCCCCTTCGCCCTGCCCTCCCGGGCGAGTTCGGCCACGTACTGCAGATAGCGCTCGGTCGCCTCGTACGCGGACGGGTCCGTCAACGGCCCGTGGCCCGGTACGACGGTCTCCGCGCCGAGCGAGCGCAGCAGCTCCAGCGCCCGCAGCGAACCGGCCAGCGAGCCCATCGCGAGGAACGGCGTGCCCTCGGCGAAGACCAGGTCGCCGGTGAACACGATCCGCTGCCGGGGCAGGAACACGATCGAGTCCCCGGTGGTGTGCGCGACGCCCGGGTGGATGACCTGGACCTCCGTCCCGCCCAGGTGGAGGGTCGTCCGGTCGTTGTACGTGAGGTCGGGCGGGGTGATCTCGATCGCACCGAAGTCGGTCGCCGGCCAGATCATCTCCAGCTGGTGACCGGCGGCGAGCTGCTCGGTGCGCGCGTTGTCGTGCGCGAGGACCAGGGCCCCGGGGGCGAAGACGCCGTTGCCGTAGGTGTGGTCGCCGTGGTGGTGGGTGTTGACCACCGTGCGCGGCAACGGCACCCCGGCCGACACGACCGCCTCGCGCAGGGCCAGCGCCCGCCGCTCGGTGGCCGCCGTGTCGATGAGAAGGGTCCGGCCGCCGTCGCTCACGAAGCCGGCGTTGTTGAGGCACCAGCCGCCGTCCGGCTGGACGTAGGCGTACACCCCGCTCGCGGGCTGGACGAGGTACGGCTCTTCGGCGGTCATCTGCTCTCCCCGGGTCGCTCTGACAAGCGGTCAGCATCCTGCCAGTCGCGGCGGCGCCGGGGGAGAGCGGGGCCGGTCGGTACGGCCGTTGCGGCGGCGGTCAGTGGTGCACCACCGGTCCGTCAGTGGTCGTCGTAGTGGCCGTCGTGCTCGGCGTGCCGGTGCCCGTCGTGCACGTAGTCCACGTGGTCGCCGTGCTGCACGGCCTCGTGCCCGCAGGCCGGTCCGTGGGCGTGGTCGTGGGCCTCGTGGGCGGTGTGGCCCGACGGCTCGCATTCGTCCCAGTGTCCGGAGTGCTCGCGGTGCAGATGGCCGTCGTGGGCGTAGTCGACGTGGTCGCCGTGGGACACCTCGGTGTGGCCGCAGTCGGGGCCGTGGGTGTGCTCGTGGGTCCGGTGTTCCTGGTGCATGGTCGTCATGGCGCCGAGGCTAATGCGGAATGCCCCTTATCGCCTGTTGTGTTCCAAGTGGCGCGGACAAGCCGGATCATCGGACCAGCCGCTCAGAAGATGACCGCCACCGCGAAGACCGACAGCGCCACCGTGCACGCCACCGCCGCCAGAGCCGACCGCGGTGCGAGCCCCAGCGGCCGGGCCGCCGCCAGCTGCCGCATCCGCCGGTGCGCGACCCCCAGGAACGCCAGCCAGATCAGCACGATCACCGCCGCCCCGAGAACCTCCACCGGCGAGCCCGAACCGCGCAGCGCCTGCCGCAGTGCCAGCACCGCCGTCACCGAGCAGGCGAGTGTCGTACGCCGCCACGCGAGCCGGGTCCGCTCGGGCTGCAGGCCCGCGTCACGCTCCGCCGCCGCACCGGAGGGCGTCACTGCCCGCTCGTCCAGCCCAACAGCACCACCAGCACCATCGACACCGCGACCAGCCCCACCCCCAGGCTCAGCACCACCGGGAACCGGGACAGCGGCAGATCCTCGCCCCGCCGCATCGCGCGTTCGCACTTCACCCAGTGGTTCACCGCCCGCAGCGCACAGGCCGCACCCACCACGAGCAGGGCGAGGGACATCCCGACCCGCACCCCCCAGCGCAGGTCCGGCAGGAACTGGTCCACCGCGAAACCGCCGCCCACCAGGGCGAGCGCGGTCCGGATCCAGGCCAGGAAGGTCCGCTCGTTGGCCAGCGAGAACCGGTAGTCGGGAGTCTCGCCCTCGTCCCTCACCCGCTGCGGCGCGAACCAGAGGCGCACGTCCTTGACGAAGTCGATCACCTGATCAATCTACTGGCCGGACTCCCGGTGCGCGCGCAGTCGCCGGTAGGCCTCCAGCCCGTCCGGCACCCACTCCCACGCGCCGTCCGCGACCCGCTGCGCCAGCTCCTCCTCGGAGAGCCAGGCGTGCCAGGCGACCTCCGACTCCTGCGGCCGCACCGGCAGATCGCAGCGCACCTCGTGCACGTACGACCACCAGGCCCCGCCCGGCCCCTCGTACAGGAACTTGAACAGCGGCACCGGCTGCGCCAGCCCCTGCACGCCCAGCTCCTCCTCGGCCTCCCGCAGGGCGGCCTGCGCGTAGCTCTCGCCGGCGCCCAGCACCCCGCCCACGAACATGTCGTAGGCCGAGGGGAAGACCAGCTTCGAGGCCGTCCGCCGGTGCACGAAGATCCGCCCCTGCGCATCCCTGGCCTGTACGAACACGCACCGGTGGATCAGCCCGCCCGCGTACACCTCGCCCCGTGGCGCCTGGCCCGTCACCCGGTCGTCCCGGTCCACCACGTCCAGTACTTCGTCAGCAGCACTCACACCGCTCATCCAACCACCGCTGTTGACTGGTTACCGCTCCGTAGCCAAGGATCTGCCCCACCACCGACCGGAGGACGGGATCGCAATGACGTACGACGCAGACGTGATCGTGATCGGGGCGGGGCTCGCGGGCCTGGCGGCCACCGCCGAGCTCGTCGACGCGGGCCGCAAGGTCATCCTCCTCGACCAGGAGCCCGAGCAGTCGATCGGCGGTCAGGCGCACTGGTCCTTCGGCGGGCTGTTCTTCGTCGACTCGCCCGAACAGCGGCGGATGCGGATCAAGGACAGCCGCGAGCTCGCCCTCCAGGACTGGCAGGGCACCGCCGGCTTCGACCGCGACGAGGACGCCTGGCCCCGCCGCTGGGCCGAGGCGTACGTCGACTTCGCGGCCGGCGAGAAGCGGCCGTGGCTGCACGCCCAGGGCGTCCGCTTCTTCCCGGTGGTCGGCTGGGCCGAACGCGGCGGCTACGACGCGAACGGCCACGGCAACTCCGTCCCCCGCTTCCACATCACCTGGGGCACCGGGCCCGGCCTGGTCGAACCCTTCGAGCGGCGGGTCCGCGCCGGGGTGGCCCGCGGTCTGGTCCGGCTCCGGTTCCGCCACCGGGTCACCGGGCTCGCCCGGACGGCCGGAGCCCTCGACACCGTCACGGGCCAGATCCTGGAGCCCTCCGACGCCGTGCGGGGCACCGCGAGCGGTCGCGAGAGCACCGGGGCGTTCTCCCTCCGGGCCCAGGCGGTGATCGTGACCAGCGGTGGGATCGGCGGCAACCACGACCTCGTGCGCGAGCAGTGGCCGGCCCGGCTCGGCACCCCGCCGCAGCGGATGCTCTCCGGGGTCCCGGCGCACGTGGACGGCCTGATGCTGGGCATCGCCGAGGAGGCCGGCGCCAGCCACATCAACAAGGACCGGATGTGGCACTACACCGAGGGCATCGAGAACTGGAACCCGATCTGGGCCCGGCACGGCATCCGCATCCTGCCCGGCCCGTCCTCGCTCTGGCTGGACGCCACCGGCAAGCGGCTGCCCGTACCGCTCTTTCCCGGCTTCGACACCCTCGGCACCCTCGACCACATCATGAAGACCGGCCACGACCACACGTGGTTCGTCCTCAACGAGCGCATCATCGGCAAGGAGTTCGCCCTCTCGGGCTCCGAGCAGAACCCCGACCTCACCGGCAGGTCGGTCCGCGACGTCATCAACCGCGCGCGGCTGGCCGTCCCCGGCCCGGTCCGGGCCTTCATGGACAACGGCGCGGACTTCGTCGTCGAACGCGACCTCGGCTCGCTGGTGCGCGGCATGAACGCGGTCACCAAGGAGGACCTGCTCGACGAGGAGACCGTCCGCCGGCAGATCGTGGCCCGGGACCGGGAGATCGCCAACCCGTTCACCAAGGACCTCCAGGTGACGGCCATCCACGGCGCCCGCAGGTACCTCGGCGACAAGCTGATCCGCACCGCCGCCCCGCACCGGATCCTCGACCCCGAGGCGGGCCCGCTGATCGCCGTACGGCTCTCCATCCTGACCCGCAAGTCCCTGGGCGGCCTGGAGACCGACCTGTCCTCCCGCGTCCTCACCGCAACCGGCGACCCGCTGCCCGGCCTGTACGCGGCCGGCGAGGCGGCCGGCTTCGGCGGCGGCGGGGTCCACGGCTACCGCGCCCTGGAGGGCACCTTCCTCGGCGGCTGCATCTTCTCGGGCCGCGCGGCGGGTCGCGCCGCAGCCGCCGCGGTGGGCTGAGGCGGACGCCGGCGCTCCCATCGGCCGGGGGCGGGCGGACGTGCGGGTGCCGGTGGC
This genomic interval carries:
- a CDS encoding YidH family protein is translated as MIDFVKDVRLWFAPQRVRDEGETPDYRFSLANERTFLAWIRTALALVGGGFAVDQFLPDLRWGVRVGMSLALLVVGAACALRAVNHWVKCERAMRRGEDLPLSRFPVVLSLGVGLVAVSMVLVVLLGWTSGQ
- a CDS encoding MBL fold metallo-hydrolase; translation: MTAEEPYLVQPASGVYAYVQPDGGWCLNNAGFVSDGGRTLLIDTAATERRALALREAVVSAGVPLPRTVVNTHHHGDHTYGNGVFAPGALVLAHDNARTEQLAAGHQLEMIWPATDFGAIEITPPDLTYNDRTTLHLGGTEVQVIHPGVAHTTGDSIVFLPRQRIVFTGDLVFAEGTPFLAMGSLAGSLRALELLRSLGAETVVPGHGPLTDPSAYEATERYLQYVAELAREGRAKGLTPLEVAREADLGEFGAWRESERLVANLHRAYAELAGEPEGAPLNILAVLQDMTVMNGGTPILCHA
- a CDS encoding phosphotransferase family protein — protein: MTSASASASAGPRGLDLERLRGHLDRARPGLVAGELRGRLIEGGRSNLTYEITDGTARWVVRRPPLGHVLATAHDMRREHRVIRALHGTAVPVPEPVLLCEDESVLGAPFYVMEYVDGVPYRTAGQLAAIGPERTRRAVLGLVDTLVDLHAVDPEAVGLGDFGRPEGFLDRQLRRWGKQLAASRGRELAGIDELHGALGRALPDSPAPTVVHGDFRLDNVLIGGPDDTIRAVLDWEMSTLGDPLTDLGLLVMYSSDLGLTDSPVSTTSGAPGHPAPAELIERYAARSGRDTGAIAWYTAFAWFKLAVILEGIHYRYTLGQTVGAGFDRIGELVPVFIEHGLTTLQEG
- a CDS encoding NUDIX hydrolase, whose protein sequence is MSAADEVLDVVDRDDRVTGQAPRGEVYAGGLIHRCVFVQARDAQGRIFVHRRTASKLVFPSAYDMFVGGVLGAGESYAQAALREAEEELGVQGLAQPVPLFKFLYEGPGGAWWSYVHEVRCDLPVRPQESEVAWHAWLSEEELAQRVADGAWEWVPDGLEAYRRLRAHRESGQ
- a CDS encoding DUF202 domain-containing protein — protein: MTPSGAAAERDAGLQPERTRLAWRRTTLACSVTAVLALRQALRGSGSPVEVLGAAVIVLIWLAFLGVAHRRMRQLAAARPLGLAPRSALAAVACTVALSVFAVAVIF
- a CDS encoding FAD-binding dehydrogenase, giving the protein MTYDADVIVIGAGLAGLAATAELVDAGRKVILLDQEPEQSIGGQAHWSFGGLFFVDSPEQRRMRIKDSRELALQDWQGTAGFDRDEDAWPRRWAEAYVDFAAGEKRPWLHAQGVRFFPVVGWAERGGYDANGHGNSVPRFHITWGTGPGLVEPFERRVRAGVARGLVRLRFRHRVTGLARTAGALDTVTGQILEPSDAVRGTASGRESTGAFSLRAQAVIVTSGGIGGNHDLVREQWPARLGTPPQRMLSGVPAHVDGLMLGIAEEAGASHINKDRMWHYTEGIENWNPIWARHGIRILPGPSSLWLDATGKRLPVPLFPGFDTLGTLDHIMKTGHDHTWFVLNERIIGKEFALSGSEQNPDLTGRSVRDVINRARLAVPGPVRAFMDNGADFVVERDLGSLVRGMNAVTKEDLLDEETVRRQIVARDREIANPFTKDLQVTAIHGARRYLGDKLIRTAAPHRILDPEAGPLIAVRLSILTRKSLGGLETDLSSRVLTATGDPLPGLYAAGEAAGFGGGGVHGYRALEGTFLGGCIFSGRAAGRAAAAAVG